The Canis lupus familiaris isolate Mischka breed German Shepherd chromosome 27, alternate assembly UU_Cfam_GSD_1.0, whole genome shotgun sequence genome window below encodes:
- the NEUROD4 gene encoding neurogenic differentiation factor 4, translated as MAKPYVKSKEITELVNTPSWMDKGLGSQNEMKEEERRPAAYGMLGSLAEEHDSIEEEEEEEEDGEKPKRRGPKKKKMTKARLERFRARRVKANARERTRMHGLNDALDNLRRVMPCYSKTQKLSKIETLRLARNYIWALSEVLETGQTPEGKGFVEMLCKGLSQPTSNLVAGCLQLGPQSVLLEKHEEKSPICDSAISVHNFNYQSPGLPSPPYGHMETHLINLKPPVFKSLGESSFGSHPPDCSTPPYEGPLTPPLSISGNFSLKQDGSPDLDKSYSFMPHYSSANLSSGHVHSTPFQAGAPRYDVPIDMSYDSYPHHGIGAQLNTIFTD; from the coding sequence ATGGCAAAACCTTATGTGAAATCGAAGGAGATAACAGAGTTGGTCAACACACCATCCTGGATGGACAAAGGTCTGGGCTCTCAGAACgagatgaaggaggaggagagaagaccaGCTGCTTATGGGATGCTTGGCAGCTTAGCTGAAGAGCATGACAGTattgaggaggaagaagaggaggaagaggatggggagaagcCTAAGAGACGGGGTcctaagaaaaagaagatgacaaAAGCTCGCCTTGAGAGATTCAGGGCTCGAAGAGTCAAGGCCAATGCTAGAGAACGGACCCGGATGCATGGCCTGAATGATGCCCTGGACAACCTGAGGAGAGTCATGCCATGTTACTCAAAGACCCAAAAGCTCTCCAAGATAGAGACTCTTAGACTGGCCAGGAACTATATTTGGGCTTTGTCTGAGGTTCTGGAGACTGGGCAGACACCTGAAGGGAAGGGTTTTGTGGAGATGCTCTGCAAAGGGCTCTCTCAGCCTACAAGCAATCTGGTGGCTGGATGCCTCCAGCTGGGCCCTCAGTCTGTCCTCCTGGAGAAGCATGAGGAGAAATCCCCTATTTGTGACTCTGCCATCTCTGTCCATAACTTCAACTACCAGTCTCCTGGGCTCCCCAGTCCTCCTTATGGCCATATGGAAACACACCTTATTAATCTCAAACCCCCAGTATTCAAGAGTTTGGGAGAATCATCCTTTGGGAGCCATCCACCTGACTGCAGTACACCACCTTATGAAGGCCCACTCACTCCCCCTTTGAGCATCAGTGGGAACTTCTCCTTGAAGCAAGATGGATCTCCTGACCTGGATAAGTCCTACAGCTTCATGCCACATTACTCCTCTGCAAATCTAAGCTCAGGGCATGTGCATTCAACTCCCTTTCAGGCTGGTGCCCCTCGCTATGATGTTCCCATAGATATGTCCTATGATTCCTACCCCCACCATGGCATTGGGGCTCAACTGAATACAATCTTTACTGATTAG